The Labeo rohita strain BAU-BD-2019 chromosome 22, IGBB_LRoh.1.0, whole genome shotgun sequence genomic sequence TGTTTCTTTGTGGTTAGTGAggtgttaatgtttttttttagcatgctgctatgcagttactaagatgttctgagtgtttgtagcatgttgctatgtggttacaAAGGTGTTATGAGTGTTTTTAGCATGTGGCTATGTGGTTACTGAGGTGTTCTGAGTATTTTTTTAGCATGTTCCCAGATGGCACACATACGtttgcaagatgtctgttaaagatctcttgatctgaaaagcatctgctgttTCTAAACATCTGATAGACGtttgtaagatgtcagtttaaCATAtgttctaaatcataaacatcttaaaaacatctatagacgtctatttgacatctgataggaaacgtcctatagacgtattgctgatgagcaaacactttaaaaaatgtcttccatatgtaaatgcagacgtcaaacaGATGTCCCTGTGATGTATGTTTGTTATCAAGGTTGCAATGTGGTTACTGAGATGTTCTGAGTGtctttagcatgttgctaattgCCCAGATTGCCCAGACTGCTGTGGAGTTGCTAATGTGTTTAAATGCATCTGGTGTTCTTAATGTTcgttcccagatagcacatgtacgtctgcaagatgtctgttaaagatcacttgatctggaaagcatctgctgtgtacaatcatctgacagacatctgtaagatgtcagttttaaatgcattctaaatcatgaacatcttaaagacatcttgAAGACGTCTATTtaacatctgataggaaacatcctatagacattttgcagatgagcaaacaatctaaaaaaaaatatgtgttcCAGATGTTAATGCAGACGtctaatagacgtctctgtGTTGTATGTTTGTTATCAGGGTTAACATATTTCTCTGTGGTTACTGAGGTGTTAAgtgtgtttttaagcatgttgctgtgtggttacTGAGGTGTCACAACGTGTTTTTGATGTTGTAAATGTTCTTTAGAATGTTACTgagtttgctagcatgttgtgaGTGATGTATGtaagttacattttagtttgttgCTTGCTTGCTTTATAATATAACCATTTAGTGGCACGTCTGGTCTGCTCCACAAACTCATgcacacattattttttaactctCCAATACCATATTGTCCATTAGGCCCCAGACTGTAACAGTATTTCGGGGAGTCGTCCGTATGAGGAACTCCTCGACTTTGTAGCTCCGCCAGACTATGAAGGTCCAGCTGGTTCACCCTATCTCCATCATCCTCCTCCGACTGAAGCCtcaactgaggaaaaaaagaaaaccaccAGATTAGTCCACATACCCCATAAAAACAGAGTCCATTATTCATCCACCAATCAGAAACTGGATTAAGGAAAGCTACATGCTAATACCTTCTCATATTCATCTTCAAGCACTGCCATCTCTTTTTTATCAACCACCTTGCCCTTCTCCTCCAGCATCAGGTCAATGAGATCGAGAGGGAAGCCCAGGTTACGATACAATGACCAGGCGACCGATGCTGATAGAAACGACAACACATTGGACACATAGAGTACATAGAAAGAGAATAATAAAGAGgtttaagaaaagaaaattacaaattgTGGGCTTTACCTGGAAAAACAGCCGAGTCTTTGTCCATATTGCTTAGGGTCCTGTCAATCACCCTCCTGCCCTGCTTCAGTGAGGACAGGAACTGGACTTCATTCTGATTAATGAGATCCATGATCTACAGAGGAAGCACAAAGTTTGTCATAGAAAACCAAATTCAGTTCCTGCAGTGTTATCAGCAGGTTTCCCAAATAtctcaaaagacaaaaacagcatttatttgaaaaaaaaaaaaaattattctgtaacattctaaatgtctttactgtcaatcttgatcaatttaatcaatccaatttcttttaaaaaatggtagTTTATCTTATACAACTTCACCcagttgtaataaatgtaatattgtggtGCTTTCCGAACATGCTTACCCTTTCAGATTCTGTGTGCAGCTCTGGATAGGCATCACCCTGAAAAAATAGGAAAAGGGGAGGAAATATGAAACTTCAGACACAATTAAGTGATGGCAGTAATAATTTGGTGGGCTCTGAATCATCTCACCAGTATATGAGCTACAGTAGGCACCAGGCTTGCCAGCGCACCCTCAGGAGCCTGCAGCACTTCTGTAGTAAACCTTACGGCACGTCTCAAGATACGTCTCAACACCAGCCTTTCACAAAGAGGACACATTGCATAAATTGTATCCTTTAAATGACTCGTACTGCACACTTTGATGAAGTCAGACTCACTCAGCGCCTGTCATGCCTGGGTAAACTCCGTCAGCGATGCACACACTGAGTGTCCGGATGTGGTCGGCCACGACCCGATAGGCCATGTCCACTTGACCCACATCAGCCTCTCCGGTCCTGCCTTGATATGCAGGAACCTTAGAGCACTACATGCACAAACAATAGAGGTAATGTAGTTTAGTTTGTATTGATCCTGCAATATTATTCATGTGAAAAGGTTAAACGAAGATTAGGGACCTGATGGATGGCGGACAATATGGGTGTAAAAAGATCTGTGTCATAGTTAGATCGTTTCCCTTGCAGGACGGTCACCAGCCGCTCCAAACCCATCCCAGTATCCACGCTGCACTGGGGCAGAGGTCGCAGGCTACCATTGACCTCCCTGCAACACAAAGACAGAACACTGACATAGTCACATCTGTAGCCTGGTCTCCATAAAATGTTGCATGGTTGTTTAAATGATGCATCTGTTTACtcagttttgatacattttgagCTTTCTTTAAGGATTTTTAGGCTTTTAGGTACACTATATAAGGACCATATTATTGTCCCTGTTATAGCTGTCCAAATGCAAATGttccacatttttttgataattattgacctagagagtctagAGAATTgttcacaaaagtagtttttttaaataatatcaaatatttaaagaacagttggattgacagcagtggtcatagaggcaaagttgttcagaatgaggagaAATATTTCAGCACTATGCGCTCGAAgctgttattaaaattaaatttgaaaatatataaataaaagacacTGGAAGTAACCTTTCTAACCTGTTATACTGCATAAATACTAGATTCCAAATTTCCACCACATCCGGACTGTCTGCGTTGACCAGTGAGGCGGCGTTGCGATTCCCAATGTGATCATAGTGAATCTCCGTGCAGGGGCCACAAGGACCCGTCTCCCCCATTTCCCAGAAGTTATCTTTCATCCCAAATGGCAACACGTGATCTGGCTGCACTCTGCAATAGGAATGTCACAACAATTCAGGGAATCTCCTACAGAAAACGAATGCATTTGTCTACTTTGCTTTGCCTTGCCTTTAGTAAACGTACCCCATGCTAAGCCAGATTTGCCGTGTTTCCTCATCAGCAGGGAGTCCATTTGCCACGTCTCCAGAGAAGTATGAGATGTACAAGCGATCTGCAGGAATGCCGTACTCTTGCGTTAAAAGACGCCAAGCCATTGCACAGGCCTCCACCTGGATTATGaattattactttattcaaaaataaattacaatgctACAGAGCCCTACATTGGAGAAGgtgatgattaaaaaaagaagaaatattattttgaaatacaattttaaccattttttgtgATAGAATCCAAAGTTTCTTGAAGGAACGCAAAATTTCTTGGGGTACGCAATACTTTTACAAGAGACAAAAGTTGTTTCTTGGGGGAATGCAATAGTTTTACATGAGAATTCAAAGTTCCTCGGGGGAACGCAATACTTTTTCAAAAGAATGCAATGTTTACTGGGCAAACACAATAGTTTTGCGAGAGAATGTGAAGTTTCTCTgagaattgcaataataataagaattttaAGAATTATGAAGTTTATCCAGTGAACGCAATACTTTAACGAAATGCAGAACGatgttgaagttggaggagaaaatgagacaggagtttttagacataccatAACCATCATAACCGGAAAAAAATAGTTCACACAgtgctagacaagatgagtgtttgaggtgaaaaagtatataaacttttttttttttttttttaaagaaaataacagatcgttttgctagataagaccttattcctcggctgggaatgtttagagccctttgaagctaaccctgagagcacacacacacatcacatagacgtctatttgacatctgaatttatatctgcaagacatattttttagagtgtttgctcatctgcaatacgtctataggacgtttcctatcagatgtcaaatagtcatctattagatgtctttaagatgtttatgatttataatgtatctaaaactgacatattacagacatctgtcagatgtttgtacacagcagatgctttccagatcaagagatcgttaacagacatcttgcagacgtacgggTGCTATCTGGGAATCCTTTAAGTTTCTTGAGCAAACACAATAGTCTTCAGAGAAACTGTTGTGAGAGAATATCCTGATAGCACATGTGCATCTCAGAGACGTCTAtctgacatctgcatttacatctggaagacatattttttatgtagtttgctcatctgctatacgtctataggacgcttcctatcagatgtcaaatagtcatctattagatgtctttaagatgtttatgatttataatgtatctaaaactgacatattacagacatctgtcagatgtttgtacacagcagatgctttccagatcaagtgatctttaacagacatcttgcaaaCGTATGTGTGCCATCTGGGAACATGCTAAAAAAATACTCAGAACACCTCAGTAACCACTTAGCCACATGCTAAAAACACTCATAACACCTTtgtaaccacatagcaacatgctacaaacactcagaacatcttagtaactgcatagcagcatgctaaaaaaaacattaacaccTCACTAACCACAAAGAAACATCCTCAAAATGCTAAGTAACATAGCAGCATGTTAAAAATCAAGTCATAACACCGTAGCAATCAAATAGCAGTATACTACGAAACAGTCCAAACAGCagaaatattaagaaaacaCCACTTGGTTTGTACACATATGAGACTGAACAAAGATCCTGATCCATTTTCCTCTGTCagtgtttcagtgttttaacagacatcttgcagacgtacatgtgctgTCTGGGTACTAAGTGTCTCAGGAAAATGCAATGCTTTTGCAGAAGAACAAAGTTTCTTGGGTGAATGCAATACTTTTGTGACCATATAATATGGTATGGTAAAATATGGTAAAAGgtataatttttgtaaatttatttgttcctctttttttttttttttttcccattaccATGTTTGTGTAGGGACTCTGTAAAATGCAATTCACACACATGATAACTTGAATATTAACTCTTGAATGATGAAcattcattttgatattttttaggGGGCATAAGTGTCCAGATTTCATacgcaagaaaaaaaaagccttattaaatgaataacatttttgaGCAAACCTTGAAGTAATCTCCAAATGACCAGTTCCCCAGCATCTCGAAGAAGGTGTGATGGTACACGTCTTTCCCCACGTCCTCCAGGTCATTGTGTTTGCCTCCAGCACGGACACACTTCTGACTGTTCACCACCCGCCGGTACGACGCCATCTCACTGCGGGGGTCCGGACAGCCCAGAAGAATGGGCTTAAACTACAGGACGACACAGACCATGATAACCTAccatcaaaattattattacaaaatgccCTTAAACctctcaaaaacacatttaattccTTTTTTGGGCTGTAAATAAAAGCACAGTGTTTACCTGGCACAtctatttttgaatatttgacTATTAAATTGTCTATTTAGTGAGTCTCTTAAATATAAACAAGAATTCAAGATCTACTATTTTATATAGATTTAGTTATGGTTTCCAAAGTTTGCTTTTACAATTGTAAACTGATCAAACCATTTGACTTTATgtgtataatgacattttttaaatcaaaaataaatactagaTTTCATCACAATccacaatacaatatttttaagtGCAAACGTTATATTTCTCCCTACTTATACCATAGTATTACCATAcgtgccaaaaaaaaacaaacaaataagaataaaaaataacatagtAGAAGCGTTGTACTTTGACGTTGTTGTTCCTTGTTATATTTGCATTATCCTGCATGTGTCATTCTTGACTGTGTACCTGGTTCATCCCAGCATTGACGAACAGAAGACTCGGGTCTCCTCTCGGACGCACGGGGGAGGACGACACAACCCGGTGTTCATAACCTTCCTTGAAAAAGTCGATGAACTTCCGCCGTACTCTTTTAGATGTGAATTCTTTATGCGATTCTGAGTAAGACAGGGCCGAGCATCTTCTTATGCCCGCAGATAAAACActtaattttgcatttaaaaacgcACAGTGGAGCTGTTTCACAAGCCCTATGCGCGCAGCCATCTTGCCGCGTCACAGCATTAAACAGCAGCATCCAATCAGCGACGAGAATGAAACCGAAACTAAACATGACGGTGAATCTAttcgaaataaataaataaataaataacatctaaaaaggaaaatatattatattacgaaagtgtaaatataaaaatgtaaagtatatatataatataaaaatatagaaaaccaTAACATTTAGgatgtatataaaaacaaacgtATATGAAGTAcatataaaatctattttatagaTCTTTATTGTATGCATTTAAAGCAGGGGCGGATTGGCCATCTGGCAATTCTGGCAAATGCCAGAAGGGCCggactattttttaaatgtgggccggtcagtttttttttttttttttttttttttttaatatgtattgtttttacatgCAGGCAGCT encodes the following:
- the aars2 gene encoding alanine--tRNA ligase, mitochondrial; its protein translation is MAARIGLVKQLHCAFLNAKLSVLSAGIRRCSALSYSESHKEFTSKRVRRKFIDFFKEGYEHRVVSSSPVRPRGDPSLLFVNAGMNQFKPILLGCPDPRSEMASYRRVVNSQKCVRAGGKHNDLEDVGKDVYHHTFFEMLGNWSFGDYFKVEACAMAWRLLTQEYGIPADRLYISYFSGDVANGLPADEETRQIWLSMGVQPDHVLPFGMKDNFWEMGETGPCGPCTEIHYDHIGNRNAASLVNADSPDVVEIWNLVFMQYNREVNGSLRPLPQCSVDTGMGLERLVTVLQGKRSNYDTDLFTPILSAIHQCSKVPAYQGRTGEADVGQVDMAYRVVADHIRTLSVCIADGVYPGMTGAELVLRRILRRAVRFTTEVLQAPEGALASLVPTVAHILGDAYPELHTESERIMDLINQNEVQFLSSLKQGRRVIDRTLSNMDKDSAVFPASVAWSLYRNLGFPLDLIDLMLEEKGKVVDKKEMAVLEDEYEKLRLQSEEDDGDRVNQLDLHSLAELQSRGVPHTDDSPKYCYSLGPNGQYVFQPCRASVLALYCDGSLVSEVIEGQRCGVILDQTSFYAEQGGQAHDQGYFTKDGLQDVLFPVKSVRLAGGYVVHQVTAAETLRTGDQVQLHLDEVIRLGCMVKHSATHLLNFALRELLGPSVSQRGSHCTANRLRFDFSVKGSLSVSELQQVEELVQNIIRQNAEVHIEEIPLSKAKQITGLRTVDEVYPDPVRVVSVAVPVSDLLNSNTTEQASVELCCGTHLLKTGAIKDFVIVSERQMVKGISRILAVTGDEAKKARETGQAMEEELESLAAQVGAASSLSIPAAQRLSKEVGLLMNAVDITPIPQWQRRELQNRLKGMQKTSNTTIRKLEIKEAALKAKELLIKHSNKPVVVDFIHTDSISVLMKTVLQLSKSSPDSMVMLFSHLQLSGKVLCACQVPKGSASDSALKWAHYVCARLGGNADGSTDVAKGVGNSANLADITDILHWADEFAQNKIQKAS